One genomic segment of Chelonia mydas isolate rCheMyd1 chromosome 1, rCheMyd1.pri.v2, whole genome shotgun sequence includes these proteins:
- the LOC114020352 gene encoding cysteinyl leukotriene receptor 2 isoform X2, with product MSQTGSFNNTSDSDNDTVDDFKYAVYPTIYLTIFALGAFGNGLSVYVFLKLYRKKISVNVFMLNLAISDLLFVWTLPFRATYYLMNSDWVFGDIFCRIVSFSLYVNMYCSIYFLTALSIVRFVAIVHPFKHLKLTAVKYPRIICAVIWGFVMTASSVLLFSENTSKKYPRRCLDLQRESIQKLLTMNYVVLVVGFILPFCTIICCYVLVIKALLKPRAPKAKIRASHKKAVSTTVITLFVFLLCFLPYHILRTVYLVKSDKDNLSKLLTKGAVIAHCLAAVNSCLDPVLYYFAGENFKERLKSIYKR from the coding sequence ATGAGCCAAACTGGCAGCTTCAACAACACGTCAGACTCGGACAATGACACTGTTGATGACTTCAAGTATGCTGTTTATCCCACAATATATCTCACAATATTTGCCTTGGGTGCCTTTGGAAATGGCCTTTCCGTATATGTTTTCCTGAAGCTTTACAGGAAAAAGATTTCAGTGAATGTTTTCATGCTGAACTTGGCTATTTCAGACCTCCTGTTTGTTTGGACTTTACCCTTCCGGGCCACCTACTACCTGATGAACTCTGATTGGGTATTTGGGGATATATTTTGCAGGATTGTGTCTTTCAGCTTGTATGTCAATATGTACTGCAGCATTTATTTTCTAACTGCGCTGAGCATTGTTCGTTTTGTGGCTATTGTTCATCCTTTCAAACATTTGAAACTAACCGCCGTCAAGTATCCTAGAATCATATGTGCGGTGATATGGGGTTTTGTGATGACAGCTAGCAGCGTGCTGCTGTTCAGTGAAAACACCAGCAAGAAGTACCCAAGAAGGTGCCTAGATCTCCAAAGAGAAAGCATTCAGAAACTGCTCACGATGAACTATGTTGTCCTGGTAGTGGGCTTCATCCTCCCGTTTTGCACAATAATTTGCTGCTATGTGCTTGTGATCAAAGCTTTGCTTAAGCCCAGGGCTCCAAAAGCAAAGATAAGAGCCTCTCATAAGAAGGCAGTGTCAACGACCGTCATCACTTTATTCGTGTTTCTGCTTTGTTTCCTGCCATATCACATACTAAGAACTGTCTACTTGGTGAAAAGCGATAAGGACAACTTGAGCAAGTTGCTGACTAAAGGAGCGGTCATCGCTCATTGCCTCGCTGCAGTGAATAGTTGCCTAGATCCTGTACTCTATTACTTTGCTGGAGAAAACTTCAAAGAGAGACTCAAAAGTATATATAAAAGGTAG
- the LOC114020352 gene encoding cysteinyl leukotriene receptor 2 isoform X1, giving the protein MMVPPITGSPKTSHLIELVSEMSQTGSFNNTSDSDNDTVDDFKYAVYPTIYLTIFALGAFGNGLSVYVFLKLYRKKISVNVFMLNLAISDLLFVWTLPFRATYYLMNSDWVFGDIFCRIVSFSLYVNMYCSIYFLTALSIVRFVAIVHPFKHLKLTAVKYPRIICAVIWGFVMTASSVLLFSENTSKKYPRRCLDLQRESIQKLLTMNYVVLVVGFILPFCTIICCYVLVIKALLKPRAPKAKIRASHKKAVSTTVITLFVFLLCFLPYHILRTVYLVKSDKDNLSKLLTKGAVIAHCLAAVNSCLDPVLYYFAGENFKERLKSIYKR; this is encoded by the exons ATGATGGTGCCTCCTAtaacag gaagTCCGAAGACCTCACACTTGATTGAGTTAGTTTCAGAGATGAGCCAAACTGGCAGCTTCAACAACACGTCAGACTCGGACAATGACACTGTTGATGACTTCAAGTATGCTGTTTATCCCACAATATATCTCACAATATTTGCCTTGGGTGCCTTTGGAAATGGCCTTTCCGTATATGTTTTCCTGAAGCTTTACAGGAAAAAGATTTCAGTGAATGTTTTCATGCTGAACTTGGCTATTTCAGACCTCCTGTTTGTTTGGACTTTACCCTTCCGGGCCACCTACTACCTGATGAACTCTGATTGGGTATTTGGGGATATATTTTGCAGGATTGTGTCTTTCAGCTTGTATGTCAATATGTACTGCAGCATTTATTTTCTAACTGCGCTGAGCATTGTTCGTTTTGTGGCTATTGTTCATCCTTTCAAACATTTGAAACTAACCGCCGTCAAGTATCCTAGAATCATATGTGCGGTGATATGGGGTTTTGTGATGACAGCTAGCAGCGTGCTGCTGTTCAGTGAAAACACCAGCAAGAAGTACCCAAGAAGGTGCCTAGATCTCCAAAGAGAAAGCATTCAGAAACTGCTCACGATGAACTATGTTGTCCTGGTAGTGGGCTTCATCCTCCCGTTTTGCACAATAATTTGCTGCTATGTGCTTGTGATCAAAGCTTTGCTTAAGCCCAGGGCTCCAAAAGCAAAGATAAGAGCCTCTCATAAGAAGGCAGTGTCAACGACCGTCATCACTTTATTCGTGTTTCTGCTTTGTTTCCTGCCATATCACATACTAAGAACTGTCTACTTGGTGAAAAGCGATAAGGACAACTTGAGCAAGTTGCTGACTAAAGGAGCGGTCATCGCTCATTGCCTCGCTGCAGTGAATAGTTGCCTAGATCCTGTACTCTATTACTTTGCTGGAGAAAACTTCAAAGAGAGACTCAAAAGTATATATAAAAGGTAG